From Etheostoma spectabile isolate EspeVRDwgs_2016 chromosome 8, UIUC_Espe_1.0, whole genome shotgun sequence, a single genomic window includes:
- the LOC116693801 gene encoding histone H2B 5 has protein sequence MPAEPVKAPKKGSKKAVSKATKTGKKRRKSRKESYAIYVYKVLKQVHPDTGISSKAMGIMNSFVSDIFERIAGEASRLAHYNKRSTITSREIQTAVRLLLPGELAKHAVSEGTKAVTKYTSSK, from the coding sequence ATGCCCGCGGAACCAGTCAAAGCGCCCAAGAAGGGCTCAAAGAAAGCCGTCTCCAAGGCCACCAAGACCGGCAAGAAGAGGAGAAAGTCCAGGAAGGAGAGCTACGCCATTTACGTGTACAAGGTGCTGAAGCAGGTGCACCCCGACACCGGCATCTCCTCCAAGGCCATGGGCATCATGAACTCCTTCGTGAGCGACATCTTCGAGCGCATCGCCGGCGAGGCCTCCCGTCTCGCGCACTACAACAAGCGCTCCACCATCACGTCCCGCGAGATCCAGACCGCCGTGAGGCTGCTGCTGCCCGGGGAGCTGGCCAAGCACGCGGTGTCCGAGGGCACCAAGGCCGTCACCAAGTACACCAGCTCCAAGTAA
- the LOC116693798 gene encoding late histone H2A.L3: protein MSGRGKGVGKTRAKAKSRSSRAGLQFPVGRVHRHLRKGNYAHRVGAGAPVYLAAVLEYLTAEILELAGNAARDNKKTRIIPRHLQLAVRNDEELNKLLGGVTIAQGGVLPNIQAVLLPKKTEKAAKK, encoded by the coding sequence ATGTCTGGACGCGGTAAGGGAGTCGGTAAGACCAGAGCGAAGGCCAAGAGCCGGTCATCCCGGGCCGGACTTCAGTTCCCGGTCGGCCGTGTCCACAGACACTTGAGAAAGGGCAACTACGCCCACCGCGTCGGTGCCGGGGCGCCGGTGTACCTGGCGGCGGTGCTCGAGTACCTGACCGCCGAGATCCTGGAGCTGGCCGGTAACGCCGCCCGCGACAACAAGAAGACCCGGATCATCCCCCGCCACCTGCAGCTGGCGGTCCGCAACGACGAGGAGCTCAACAAGCTGCTGGGCGGGGTGACCATCGCTCAGGGCGGCGTGCTGCCCAACATCCAGGCCGTCCTGCTGCCCAAGAAGACCGAGAAGGCCGCGAAGAAGTAA
- the LOC116693797 gene encoding histone H3, producing MARTKQTARKSTGGKAPRKQLATKAARKSAPATGGVKKPHRYRPGTVALREIRRYQKSTXXXXRKLPFQRLVREIAQDFKTDLRFQSSAVMALQESSEAYLVGLFEDTNLCXXXXXXXXIMPKDIQLARRIRGERA from the coding sequence ATGGCCAGGACCAAGCAGACCGCCCGTAAGTCCACCGGAGGAAAGGCCCCCCGGAAGCAGCTGGCCACCAAGGCTGCGCGTAAAAGCGCGCCGGCCACCGGCGGCGTGAAGAAGCCTCACCGCTACAGGCCCGGTACCGTGGCTCTCCGTGAGATCCGCCGCTACCAGAAGTCCACCGANNNNNNNNNNCGCAAGCTGCCCTTCCAGCGCCTGGTCCGGGAGATCGCTCAGGACTTCAAGACCGACCTGCGCTTCCAGAGCTCCGCCGTCATGGCGCTGCAGGAGTCCAGCGAGGCCTACCTGGTCGGCCTGTTCGAGGACACCAACCTGTGCGNNNNNNNNNNNNNNNNNNNNNNNATCATGCCCAAAGACATCCAGCTGGCCCGGCGCATCCGCGGAGAGAGGGCTTag